In Trichoderma atroviride chromosome 2, complete sequence, one DNA window encodes the following:
- a CDS encoding uncharacterized protein (EggNog:ENOG41), which translates to MPEEANISRVRPLRRVLPAPPRQPEMEEPPAPPAPSSRKNMVVAACTACRKQKAKCSGERPSCRRCIQRRIECQWTTKPGETSAQALKRGYQDIRNYKSPHEELFELIGTLSDGEAPHVFRIIRSGADITTILNHIKVGNVLVQMAVVPETRLRYVLPYRSEMPAAFIINNPYMESKIYEAASLYSNPSQFTAFNHGDSLDSDEYQNLYVKPFHSAEMIDAPLANAKPSLWTAVCKDDVLMRDILSVWFRCEHHLTSAVQKDYFLEDMVAKQKDFCSSLLVNIVLAYSCVCYQKFADRAEYWNPKTLGYAFAAEAKRLWELESAIPRLTTIQASMIFNVFYNICGLDEIGKSYRIHAIELAEEIRLFDSPLDEQTEDPRTIRLQKGKEFLAWSLFNWETLSSFSFMTPPRLKKPPDLSFTKSVRRCTLVRRSVVEIPTKP; encoded by the exons ATGCCTGAGGAGGCAAACATTTCCAGAGTCCGGCCATTGCGCCGGGTGctgccagcaccaccaagacagccagagatggaagaacCGCCTGCACCGCCGGCACCGTCTTCCAGAAAAAACATGGTAGTGGCGGCCTGTACCGCATGTCgcaagcaaaaggccaag TGTTCCGGCGAAAGGCCGTCATGCCGTCGTTGTATTCAAAGGCGAATTGAATGCCAGTGGACAACAAAACCGGGAGAGACCAGCGCGCAGGCTCTTAAACGAGGCTACCAAGACATACGAAACTACAAGTCACCTCATGAGGAGCTATTTGAGCTTATAGGAACTTTATCCGATGGCGAGGCTCCACATGTCTTTCGAATAATTAGATCCGGGGCCGATATCACAACAATTCTCAACCATATCAAAGTTGGGAATGTGCTAGTACAAATGGCTGTTGTTCCCGAAACTCGATTACGATATGTGTTGCCATACCGATCAGAAATGCCCGCAGCTTTCATCATAAACAATCCTTACATGGAGTCGAAGATATACGAAGCGGCATCGCTTTACTCAAACCCGTCTCAGTTCACCGCTTTCAATCATGGCGACAGCCTGGACTCGGACGAGTATCAAAATCTCTATGTCAAACCTTTTCACTCGGCAGAGATGATTGAtgcgccattggccaatgcAAAACCATCGTTATGGACGGCAGTTTGTAAGGATGATGTGCTCATGCGAGACATTCTCTCAGTCTGGTTCAGATGCGAGCACCATCTCACCTCGGCTGTTCAGAAAGATTACTTCTTGGAAGACATGGTCGCGAAACAAAAAGACTTTTGCTCGTCGCTGCTCGTCAATATTGTTTTGGCTTATTCATGT GTATGTTATCAAAAATTCGCGGATCGAGCAGAATATTGGAATCCCAAAACACTCGGATATGCCTTTGCTGCCGAGGCAAAGCGTCTTTGGGAATTGGAATCGGCCATTCCACGACTCACCACGATACAAGCTAGTATGATTTTCAATGTCTTTTACAACATCTGCGGCCTGGACGAGATTGGGAAGTCTTATAGAATACACGCAATAGAGCTGGCTGAGGAGATTCGGCTTTTTGACAGCCCTCTGGACGAACAGACTGAGGATCCGCGGACAATAAGATTACAGAAGGGCAAGGAATTTCTTGCATGGTCGTTATTTAATTGGGAGAC GCTTTCAAGCTTCTCCTTCATGACGCCTCCGAGGCTCAAGAAGCCCCCCGATCTATCCTTTACCAAATCCGTCAGAAGATGCACTCTGGTACGGAGAAGTGTGGTTGAAATACCCACTAAGCCGTAG
- a CDS encoding uncharacterized protein (EggNog:ENOG41): protein MNEYCQTAYIEKQESQMTLDIADELLRKLKNWFRGLPASLLPKTIALPGQLQLHMHYHHLVLAIFEPLLQISTGQELRIRELIADAKKYLQTLVRLYYIRHGYDSMDLFIIIPLMLIASDCVEAVNDQTPTDQLELLRSTLILAATGLYNQRRNHYLAEALFRVVYGRMRRPEIALLKDSMKMDEREWDERQGMAQAVRSHWPVSIVRKKEDRDANVLANLVKNYAHLNVEKGSKEGE from the exons ATGAACGAATATTGCCAAACGGCCTACATAGAAAAGCAAGAATCTCAGATGACCCTCGATATAGCCGATGAGCTGCTCCGCAAGCTTAAGAACTGGTTTCGTGGCTTACCAGCATCACTTTTACCCAAGACGATTGCACTTCCTGGACAATTGCAACTCCA CATGCATTATCACCATCTAGTACTTGCCATATTCGAGCCATTATTGCAAATTTCAACGGGACAAGAGCTTCGCATACGTGAGCTCATTGCCGATGCTAAAAAATATCTCCAAACTCTGGTTCGCCTGTACTATATCCGCCACGGATACGACTCCATGGACCTATTCATCATCATACCACTGATGCTCATTGCCTCGGATTGTGTCGAAGCTGTAAATGATCAAACGCCCACGGACCAGCTTGAACTACTGCGATCCACGCTCATTCTAGCTGCAACAGGCCTGTATAACCAACGCCGGAATCACTACTTGGCTGAAGCATTGTTTCGGGTCGTCTACGGACGAATGAGACGCCCCGAAATCGCCCTGTTAAAAGACTCAATGAAAATGGACGAGAGAGAATGGGATGAGAGGCAGGGGATGGCACAAGCTGTACGAAGCCATTGGCCGGTTAGTATCGTCAGGAAGAAAGAGGATCGAGACGCCAACGTTTTGGCGAATCTTGTAAAAAATTATGCTCACTTGAATGTGGAAAAGGGTTCTAAAGAGGGAGAGTGA
- a CDS encoding uncharacterized protein (EggNog:ENOG41~TransMembrane:11 (n2-10c15/16o25-50i62-84o90-110i130-148o160-178i190-214o234-252i264-282o288-314i326-348o368-387i)), producing MVGAFVWAAAWNAVAASAISAELKILFFVARAMQGLAGGVLVSTSMSILGRVYNPGIRKTRVFSLMAAGAPFGFWIGCVQGGLLTAHLDWIFRSTAIFLAVCALAAYYTIPNMRPAADSNAAAVPSIRQFDYMGALLASLGSGLILFGLTQGSAAQWNPYTYTLVIVGFILLVAFYFVERRVARPLIPSGIWKTPGFVAVLVSYVFGFGAYSGAWQFYAIQFWIRYQGATPLTAALYILPNGIVGILAAWIVSKTLHVVPGHWIFATSMICFGLGPVFFLPQTPNTSYWALSMPGVALATFGPDLSFAAASIFITSSVPRSYQGAAGSLLVTAQNLTMAIITSVADSIGIKVDQLPSGEVGLEGMRAIWWFGFASAMVGALITITMVRIPKAEEKEHVQ from the exons ATGGTGGGAGCTTTTGTGTGGGCGGCAGCGTGGAACGCAGTGGCCGCCTCTGCCATTTCTGCAGAGCTCaagatcctcttcttcgtaGCTCGAGCTATGCAGGGCTTGGCTGGTGGAGTGCTCGTGTCGACTTCCATGAGCATTCTTGGACGAGTGTATAATCCGGGCATCCGCAAGACTAGAGTCTTTTCGCTAATGGCAGCGGGAGCGCCGTTTGGCTTCTGGATTGGCTGCGTCCAGGGAGGTCTCCTTACTGCCCATCTCGATTGGATATTCCGCAGCACGGCCATTTTTCTGGCTGTTTGTGCGCTTGCTGCTTATTACACGATACCCAATATGCGGCCTGCGGCGGATAGTAACGCTGCAGCCGTGCCTTCGATACGGCAGTTTGACTACATGGGcgctttgcttgcttcgcTGGGCAGCGGGCTGATTCTTTTTGGGCTTACGCAGGGTTCGGCGGCACAGTGGAATCCGTATACCTATACTTTGGTCATTGTTGGTTTCATTCTCCTTGTCGCGTTTTACTTTGTAGAGCGCCGTGTTGCTCGCCCTCTTATCCCAAGCGGCATTTGGAAGACACCTGGGTTCGTTGCAGTGTTGGTATCCTACGTCTTCGGGTTCGGAGCTTACA GCGGCGCGTGGCAATTCTACGCCATTCAGTTTTGGATACGCTATCAGGGGGCCACTCCTCTCACGGCAGCATTATATATTCTTCCTAATGGCATTGTGGGCATTCTCGCAGCTTGGATCGTCTCAAAGACTCTTCACGTGGTCCCTGGTCACTGGATATTTGCCACAAGCATGATTTGCTTTGGCCTAGGGCCGGTATTCTTCCTTCCGCAAACTCCCAACACCTCGTATTGGGCCTTGTCGATGCCTGGCGTGGCTTTGGCGACCTTTGGGCCTGATCTCAGTTTTGCTGCGGCTTCAATCTTCATTACTTCGAGCGTGCCCCGGTCCTACCAGGGCGCTGCTGGCAGTCTGTTGGTTACGGCACAGAACTTGACCATGGCAATCATCACCTCTGTCGCAGACTCTATCGGCATCAAAGTCGACCAGCTTCCTTCTGGAGAGGTGGGGCTTGAAGGTATGCGTGCCATCTGGTGGTTTGGCTTTGCTTCGGCCATGGTTGGGGCCTTGATTACCATTACCATGGTTCGAATTCCcaaggcagaggagaaggaacATGTGCAGtaa
- a CDS encoding uncharacterized protein (EggNog:ENOG41) has product MYTLQPGVPAQRSLSIVGQHIFAISDSQDDLYYLIGPDARVVDETDSTVLPAFDDTHTHLMLAAQMHIDVPVHSKESWRDTGFNSPPRRQNRVWGMDLHNDELARI; this is encoded by the coding sequence ATGTATACTCTTCAGCCTGGAGTACCTGCGCAACGCTCACTTTCCATCGTCGGCCAGCACATCTTCGCCATTTCAGACAGCCAAGATGACCTGTATTATTTGATTGGGCCTGATGCTCGTGTTGTTGACGAGACAGACTCTACCGTGCTTCCGGCTTTTGATGATACTCACACTCATCTCATGCTTGCTGCACAGATGCATATCGATGTTCCGGTCCATAGCAAAGAATCTTGGCGGGATACTGGATTTAATTCGCCGCCGCGTCGCCAAAACCGAGTCTGGGGAATGGATCTTCACAACGACGAACTGGCAAGAATTTAA
- a CDS encoding uncharacterized protein (EggNog:ENOG41) → MVAALDLVVRRGWRVGTHAFGDRAVRILLDVYEEVMKRHPNMPQGTLVIEHGGFASAEQRARAAALKIPVTVQFPLLHDVSGVSEF, encoded by the coding sequence ATGGTTGCTGCTCTAGACCTGGTTGTCCGTCGAGGATGGCGGGTTGGCACGCATGCATTTGGTGACAGAGCCGTGCGAATTCTATTGGATGTATATGAAGAGGTTATGAAACGACATCCCAACATGCCACAGGGGACCCTGGTTATAGAGCATGGAGGATTCGCTTCAGCCGAGCAGCGAGCGCGAGCCGCGGCCCTCAAGATCCCCGTTACTGTCCAATTCCCGCTGCTCCATGACGTTTCCGGCGTATCTGAGTTCTAA
- a CDS encoding uncharacterized protein (EggNog:ENOG41~TransMembrane:12 (i24-45o65-87i94-112o118-139i151-175o181-202i231-252o264-284i296-315o321-348i360-379o385-407i)): MTAATLTTTGDLSVMTYPDGGLQAWLVVLGSWACMIPSMGLLNTMAVLQARLSENELRNLPESTIGWILSSYAFFLYFCGAQVGPIFDAYDVRVLVIPGNIGIVVSMMLIGLCKEFYQFFLCFGLLGGASASLLFNPAIAIIGHYFDKRRALATGIACTAGGLGGIIFPLMILYITPEIGFAWATRFIGFICLAMGGISITFMKKRLPHNKNTSISPGSAIDLKALRDPKYALTTLAVFLVEFAVFIPYTYISSYAIHAGMPTQRAYLLNALVNVGAIPGRALPGFAADRFGAFNVLALTSTTCAALIFALWYTAGTNESAIYSFTVLYGFWSGAAISITPVCISRVCNIEDIGKRTGTAFFIASFGVLIGLPIAGAILRADSGSYDGVIIFAGVFYAATVFTLYLARGVAAGWGLKVLF, translated from the exons ATGACAGCTG CAACTCTCACTACTACTGGAGACCTGTCAGTAATGACATATCCCGATGGCGGTCTTCAGGCATGGCTGGTCGTCCTGGGCTCCTGGGCTTGTATGATCCCCTCCATGGGTCTTCTCAACACCATGGCTGTGTTGCAGGCAAGACTCTCGGAGAATGAGCTACGAAACCTACCAGAATCAACCATTGGCTGGATTCTGAGCAGTTACGCCTTTTTCTTATACTTTTGCGGCGCCCAAGTTG GGCCTATTTTTGATGCATACGATGTCAGAGTCCTCGTGATACCGGGAAACATTGGCATCGTCGTGTCCATGATGCTAATCGGACTATGTAAAG AATTCTATCAattcttcctctgcttcggCCTCCTAGGCGGtgcctctgcctccctcCTTTTCAAtcccgccatcgccatcatcggccACTATTTCGATAAACGCCGTGCCCTCGCCACCGGCATCGCCTGTACCGCCGGCGGTCTCggcggcatcatcttccCTCTCATGATCCTCTACATCACTCCTGAGATTGGCTTCGCCTGGGCTACCCGCTTCATCGGCTTCATTTGCCTCGCCATGGgaggcatctccatcacctTTATGAAAAAGCGACTGCCTCACAACAAGAACACCAGCATTAGCCCCGGCAGTGCTATTGACTTGAAGGCTCTTCGTGACCCTAAATACGCCCTTACTACCCTTGCCGTTTTTCTGGTTGAATTCGCCGTGTTCATCCCCTACACTTACATCTCCTCCTACGCAATCCACGCCGGCATGCCTACCCAGCGAGCCTATCTCCTCAACGCTCTTGTGAATGTCGGAGCAATTCCTGGCCGTGCTCTGCCAGGATTTGCTGCCGATCGCTTTGGTGCTTTCAACGTCTTGGCCCTCACATCTACTACTTGCGCAGCCCTAATCTTTGCGTTGTGGTACACTGCCGGCACCAACGAGTCTGCCATCTACTCTTTTACTGTGCTCTATGGCTTCTGGTCCGGAGCTGCGATTAGCATTACGCCAGTCTGTATCAGCAGGGTATGCAACATCGAAGACATTGGCAAGCGGACTGGCACAGCCTTTTTCATCGCAAGCTTTGGTGTTCTCATTGGCCTTCCTATTGCGGGCGCTATTCTGCGAGCAGACAGCGGCTCTTATGACGGCGTCATTATATTTGCGGGTGTCTTTTACGCAGCGACTGTTTTCACGCTTTACCTTGCTCGAGGTGTGGCGGCTGGCTGGGGACTCAAGGTTCTCTTTTGA
- a CDS encoding uncharacterized protein (EggNog:ENOG41), which produces MCGFDDLPTEVFEQIIGDVKNPQDLSSLSRCSRGLYWAISDKLFARAFDKRAASKGIDHAVSHVFMHTVKHDSQHLIQWLMFRQHGPRLRGPFPLMQSFTFLHYALLQDAPKVAIQLLKHGSDLDEDAALYPDLKSLYISVARPHSNSLGALDGALRIACSYALPRMAEYLLIRGADPNTYSAFGFAAIHIAVRKRVPWAQFKMFARFEGQQDLETALWNAKIARTAQVLIRFGADSNLPIQGSRSHSCGPKCWKSLACCPKEQRVLHVAAGGGSLAVVSMLVKQKVSFFQADGEGNLPLFHAMVQGHDEIVTFLIEQMRRVQRRRKVSTNAVICKSTQSTLLHIACRFGYSDVVSALIKGGADVNVEDGLGRRPIHEALGQCAPDMEDRIVETLYLLSENDASPDVVDCSGTRARDLGEKHIFSGVRALFEYATMARYEWQRLTESRQPEKTEIYDRANSLLYEVRAQSQPGNQDEQHPEFPSLARRARPAIKAAAKAPVWVKRETFPELKPLPKAPQMQSKNANSASNAGSVWGASQNATKAVNVVAETEVKQTVSKKGGKKKKWTPVSLKNIT; this is translated from the exons ATGTGCGGATTCGACGACTTACCCACAGAAGTCTTTGAGCAGATCATCGGCGACGTGAAGAATCCCCAAGATCTGAGCTCTctcagccgctgcagccGTGGACTTTACTGGGCAATCTCAGATAAACTCTTTGCTAGGGCTTTCGATAAACGGGCCGCGTCGAAAGGAATCGATCATGCGGTCTCGCATGTGTTTATGCATACCGTCAAACACGACTCGCAGCATCTGATCCAGTGGCTGATGTTTCGCCAGCATGGCCCGAGATTGAGAGG ACCGTTTCCTTTGATGCAAAGTTTCACCTTTCTCCATTACGCCCTACTTCAAGACGCTCCCAAAGTAGCAATTCAACTTCTCAAACACGGATCCGATctagatgaagatgccgctCTTTATCCTGACCTCAAGTCCCTGTATATTTCCGTGGCCAGGCCTCATAGTAACAGTCTTGGCGCACTGGACGGGGCTCTTCGCATCGCATGTAGCTATGCTCTTCCAAGGATGGCAGAGTATCTCCTGATACGCGGTGCTGATCCGAACACGTACAGCGCATTCGGCTTTGCGGCAATTCACATCGCTGTGAGAAAAAGGGTACCTTGGGCGCAGTTCAAAATGTTTGCCCGGTTTGAAGGGCAACAAGACCTAGAAACTGCTCTATGGAACGCCAAGATCGCTAGAACTGCGCAAGTCTTAATTCGCTTTGGCGCCGATTCCAATCTTCCCATACAAGGTTCTCGCAGTCATTCGTGTGGGCCAAAATGTTGGAAGTCATTGGCCTGTTGTCCCAAGGAGCAGCGAGTTCTACATGTTGCAGCAGGCGGGGGGTCTCTTGCAGTCGTTTCGATGCTTGTCAAACAGAAAGTCAGCTTTTTCCAAGCCGATGGTGAAGGAAACCTACCTCTGTTTCACGCCATGGTTCAAGGCCATGATGAAATCGTTACCTTTCTCATAGAACAAATGCGGCGTGTTCAACGACGTAGAAAGGTATCGACGAATGCAGTCATTTGCAAGTCTACACAGAGCACTTTGTTGCACATCGCTTGTCGATTTGGATACTCTGATGTGGTCAGCGCCCTCATAAAGGGTGGTGCTGATGTGAATGTGGAGGATGGTTTAGGCCGACGACCGATACACGAGGCTCTTGGGCAATGCGCCCCTGATATGGAAGACCGCATCGTGGAGACACTTTACCTTCTTTCAGAGAATGATGCATCCCCAGATGTTGTGGACTGCAGTGGTACGAGGGCCCGAGACCTCGGCGAAAAGCATATCTTCTCGGGTGTCCGGGCGTTGTTTGAGTATGCTACAATGGCTAGATACGAGTGGCAACGACTCACGGAATCGCGGCAGCCCGAGAAGACTGAAAT TTATGACAGGGCCAATTCGTTGCTATACGAAGTTAGAGCGCAATCTCAGCCGGGTAATCAGGATGAGCAACATCCTGAATTTCCGTCGCTTGCTCGCAGAGCCAGACCAGCGatcaaggcagcagccaaagccccCGTGTGGGTTAAACGAGAAACGTTTCCTGAGCTGAAACCTTTGCCGAAAGCCCCCCAAATGCAGAGTAAAAACGCAAATTCTGCTTCAAATGCGGGCTCGGTCTGGGGTGCTTCTCAAAACGCCACTAAAGCTGTGAATGTTGTTGCAGAGACGGAGGTCAAGCAAACCGTGAGCAAGAAGggtggcaagaagaagaagtggacACCCGTATCGCTCAAGAACATCACTTGA